One genomic region from Quercus robur chromosome 4, dhQueRobu3.1, whole genome shotgun sequence encodes:
- the LOC126721047 gene encoding myb family transcription factor IPN2-like isoform X3, whose amino-acid sequence MFSPKKPTMNSTHDRQICVQGDTGLVLTTDPKPRLRWTAELHERFVDAVTQLGGPDKATPKTIMKVMGVKGLTLYHLKSHLQKFRLGKQPHKDLNDQAVRDASASEFQRDGAATSRIIGHHFNEYINIHHTEALRTQMEVRRRLNEQLEVQKHLQMRIDAQGKYMETILDKACRTLAGENVNSQGYKLVGYQGIDEIGNMRDLGFSLNLPPIEDLHVNEDNSHCGFQIQETGVAVERLHLEDDALKLGGQLQMVLTNDDSPTMNFMPRSSQSQCSYNSPLNL is encoded by the exons ATGTTCTCTCCAAAGAAGCCAACAATGAATTCAACACATGATAGGCAAATTTGTGTTCAAGGAGACACTGGGCTTGTTCTTACCACTGATCCAAAGCCTCGTCTCAGATGGACTGCTGAGCTTCATGAGCGATTTGTCGATGCTGTTACTCAGCTTGGAGGACCAGATA AGGCCACACCAAAGACCATCATGAAAGTTATGGGTGTCAAGGGTCTCACACTTTACCACCTGAAGAGCCATCTTCAG AAATTCAGGCTTGGGAAGCAGCCACATAAGGATCTTAATGATCAGGCAGTTAGGGATG CTTCAGCATCAGAATTTCAGAGGGATGGTGCTGCTACATCCAGGATAATTGGTCACCACTTCAATGAGTATAT AAACATACACCATACTGAAGCGCTTAGAACACAAATGGAAGTACGAAGGAGATTGAATGAGCAGCTAGAg GTACAGAAACATCTCCAGATGAGGATTGATGCACAGGGAAAATATATGGAAACAATACTGGACAAAGCTTGCCGAACACTTGCTGGGGAAAATGTGAACAGCCAAGGTTATAAGCTTGTTGGTTATCAAGGAATTGATGAGATTGGCAATATGAGAGATTTGGGTTTCTCGTTGAACTTGCCACCAATAGAAGATTTGCACGTAAATGAAGACAACTCTCATTGTGGATTTCAGATACAAGAAACTGGAGTTGCAGTAGAACGTCTTCACTTGGAAGATGATGCTTTAAAATTAGGTGGTCAGCTTCAAATGGTTTTGACTAATGATGACAGCCCAACTATGAATTTCATGCCCAGAAGCTCACAATCACAATGTTCATACAATTCGCCACTCAATTTATGA
- the LOC126721047 gene encoding myb family transcription factor IPN2-like isoform X6: MFSPKKPTMNSTHDRQICVQGDTGLVLTTDPKPRLRWTAELHERFVDAVTQLGGPDKATPKTIMKVMGVKGLTLYHLKSHLQKFRLGKQPHKDLNDQAVRDASASEFQRDGAATSRIIGHHFNENIHHTEALRTQMEVRRRLNEQLEKHLQMRIDAQGKYMETILDKACRTLAGENVNSQGYKLVGYQGIDEIGNMRDLGFSLNLPPIEDLHVNEDNSHCGFQIQETGVAVERLHLEDDALKLGGQLQMVLTNDDSPTMNFMPRSSQSQCSYNSPLNL, from the exons ATGTTCTCTCCAAAGAAGCCAACAATGAATTCAACACATGATAGGCAAATTTGTGTTCAAGGAGACACTGGGCTTGTTCTTACCACTGATCCAAAGCCTCGTCTCAGATGGACTGCTGAGCTTCATGAGCGATTTGTCGATGCTGTTACTCAGCTTGGAGGACCAGATA AGGCCACACCAAAGACCATCATGAAAGTTATGGGTGTCAAGGGTCTCACACTTTACCACCTGAAGAGCCATCTTCAG AAATTCAGGCTTGGGAAGCAGCCACATAAGGATCTTAATGATCAGGCAGTTAGGGATG CTTCAGCATCAGAATTTCAGAGGGATGGTGCTGCTACATCCAGGATAATTGGTCACCACTTCAATGA AAACATACACCATACTGAAGCGCTTAGAACACAAATGGAAGTACGAAGGAGATTGAATGAGCAGCTAGAg AAACATCTCCAGATGAGGATTGATGCACAGGGAAAATATATGGAAACAATACTGGACAAAGCTTGCCGAACACTTGCTGGGGAAAATGTGAACAGCCAAGGTTATAAGCTTGTTGGTTATCAAGGAATTGATGAGATTGGCAATATGAGAGATTTGGGTTTCTCGTTGAACTTGCCACCAATAGAAGATTTGCACGTAAATGAAGACAACTCTCATTGTGGATTTCAGATACAAGAAACTGGAGTTGCAGTAGAACGTCTTCACTTGGAAGATGATGCTTTAAAATTAGGTGGTCAGCTTCAAATGGTTTTGACTAATGATGACAGCCCAACTATGAATTTCATGCCCAGAAGCTCACAATCACAATGTTCATACAATTCGCCACTCAATTTATGA
- the LOC126721047 gene encoding myb family transcription factor IPN2-like isoform X2, whose protein sequence is MFSPKKPTMNSTHDRQICVQGDTGLVLTTDPKPRLRWTAELHERFVDAVTQLGGPDKATPKTIMKVMGVKGLTLYHLKSHLQKFRLGKQPHKDLNDQAVRDASASEFQRDGAATSRIIGHHFNENIHHTEALRTQMEVRRRLNEQLEAHYIYVLWKKVQKHLQMRIDAQGKYMETILDKACRTLAGENVNSQGYKLVGYQGIDEIGNMRDLGFSLNLPPIEDLHVNEDNSHCGFQIQETGVAVERLHLEDDALKLGGQLQMVLTNDDSPTMNFMPRSSQSQCSYNSPLNL, encoded by the exons ATGTTCTCTCCAAAGAAGCCAACAATGAATTCAACACATGATAGGCAAATTTGTGTTCAAGGAGACACTGGGCTTGTTCTTACCACTGATCCAAAGCCTCGTCTCAGATGGACTGCTGAGCTTCATGAGCGATTTGTCGATGCTGTTACTCAGCTTGGAGGACCAGATA AGGCCACACCAAAGACCATCATGAAAGTTATGGGTGTCAAGGGTCTCACACTTTACCACCTGAAGAGCCATCTTCAG AAATTCAGGCTTGGGAAGCAGCCACATAAGGATCTTAATGATCAGGCAGTTAGGGATG CTTCAGCATCAGAATTTCAGAGGGATGGTGCTGCTACATCCAGGATAATTGGTCACCACTTCAATGA AAACATACACCATACTGAAGCGCTTAGAACACAAATGGAAGTACGAAGGAGATTGAATGAGCAGCTAGAg gCCCATTACATATATGTGTTGTGGAAAAAGGTACAGAAACATCTCCAGATGAGGATTGATGCACAGGGAAAATATATGGAAACAATACTGGACAAAGCTTGCCGAACACTTGCTGGGGAAAATGTGAACAGCCAAGGTTATAAGCTTGTTGGTTATCAAGGAATTGATGAGATTGGCAATATGAGAGATTTGGGTTTCTCGTTGAACTTGCCACCAATAGAAGATTTGCACGTAAATGAAGACAACTCTCATTGTGGATTTCAGATACAAGAAACTGGAGTTGCAGTAGAACGTCTTCACTTGGAAGATGATGCTTTAAAATTAGGTGGTCAGCTTCAAATGGTTTTGACTAATGATGACAGCCCAACTATGAATTTCATGCCCAGAAGCTCACAATCACAATGTTCATACAATTCGCCACTCAATTTATGA
- the LOC126721047 gene encoding myb family transcription factor IPN2-like isoform X5 translates to MFSPKKPTMNSTHDRQICVQGDTGLVLTTDPKPRLRWTAELHERFVDAVTQLGGPDKATPKTIMKVMGVKGLTLYHLKSHLQKFRLGKQPHKDLNDQAVRDASASEFQRDGAATSRIIGHHFNEYINIHHTEALRTQMEVRRRLNEQLEKHLQMRIDAQGKYMETILDKACRTLAGENVNSQGYKLVGYQGIDEIGNMRDLGFSLNLPPIEDLHVNEDNSHCGFQIQETGVAVERLHLEDDALKLGGQLQMVLTNDDSPTMNFMPRSSQSQCSYNSPLNL, encoded by the exons ATGTTCTCTCCAAAGAAGCCAACAATGAATTCAACACATGATAGGCAAATTTGTGTTCAAGGAGACACTGGGCTTGTTCTTACCACTGATCCAAAGCCTCGTCTCAGATGGACTGCTGAGCTTCATGAGCGATTTGTCGATGCTGTTACTCAGCTTGGAGGACCAGATA AGGCCACACCAAAGACCATCATGAAAGTTATGGGTGTCAAGGGTCTCACACTTTACCACCTGAAGAGCCATCTTCAG AAATTCAGGCTTGGGAAGCAGCCACATAAGGATCTTAATGATCAGGCAGTTAGGGATG CTTCAGCATCAGAATTTCAGAGGGATGGTGCTGCTACATCCAGGATAATTGGTCACCACTTCAATGAGTATAT AAACATACACCATACTGAAGCGCTTAGAACACAAATGGAAGTACGAAGGAGATTGAATGAGCAGCTAGAg AAACATCTCCAGATGAGGATTGATGCACAGGGAAAATATATGGAAACAATACTGGACAAAGCTTGCCGAACACTTGCTGGGGAAAATGTGAACAGCCAAGGTTATAAGCTTGTTGGTTATCAAGGAATTGATGAGATTGGCAATATGAGAGATTTGGGTTTCTCGTTGAACTTGCCACCAATAGAAGATTTGCACGTAAATGAAGACAACTCTCATTGTGGATTTCAGATACAAGAAACTGGAGTTGCAGTAGAACGTCTTCACTTGGAAGATGATGCTTTAAAATTAGGTGGTCAGCTTCAAATGGTTTTGACTAATGATGACAGCCCAACTATGAATTTCATGCCCAGAAGCTCACAATCACAATGTTCATACAATTCGCCACTCAATTTATGA
- the LOC126721047 gene encoding myb family transcription factor IPN2-like isoform X1: MFSPKKPTMNSTHDRQICVQGDTGLVLTTDPKPRLRWTAELHERFVDAVTQLGGPDKATPKTIMKVMGVKGLTLYHLKSHLQKFRLGKQPHKDLNDQAVRDASASEFQRDGAATSRIIGHHFNEYINIHHTEALRTQMEVRRRLNEQLEAHYIYVLWKKVQKHLQMRIDAQGKYMETILDKACRTLAGENVNSQGYKLVGYQGIDEIGNMRDLGFSLNLPPIEDLHVNEDNSHCGFQIQETGVAVERLHLEDDALKLGGQLQMVLTNDDSPTMNFMPRSSQSQCSYNSPLNL; encoded by the exons ATGTTCTCTCCAAAGAAGCCAACAATGAATTCAACACATGATAGGCAAATTTGTGTTCAAGGAGACACTGGGCTTGTTCTTACCACTGATCCAAAGCCTCGTCTCAGATGGACTGCTGAGCTTCATGAGCGATTTGTCGATGCTGTTACTCAGCTTGGAGGACCAGATA AGGCCACACCAAAGACCATCATGAAAGTTATGGGTGTCAAGGGTCTCACACTTTACCACCTGAAGAGCCATCTTCAG AAATTCAGGCTTGGGAAGCAGCCACATAAGGATCTTAATGATCAGGCAGTTAGGGATG CTTCAGCATCAGAATTTCAGAGGGATGGTGCTGCTACATCCAGGATAATTGGTCACCACTTCAATGAGTATAT AAACATACACCATACTGAAGCGCTTAGAACACAAATGGAAGTACGAAGGAGATTGAATGAGCAGCTAGAg gCCCATTACATATATGTGTTGTGGAAAAAGGTACAGAAACATCTCCAGATGAGGATTGATGCACAGGGAAAATATATGGAAACAATACTGGACAAAGCTTGCCGAACACTTGCTGGGGAAAATGTGAACAGCCAAGGTTATAAGCTTGTTGGTTATCAAGGAATTGATGAGATTGGCAATATGAGAGATTTGGGTTTCTCGTTGAACTTGCCACCAATAGAAGATTTGCACGTAAATGAAGACAACTCTCATTGTGGATTTCAGATACAAGAAACTGGAGTTGCAGTAGAACGTCTTCACTTGGAAGATGATGCTTTAAAATTAGGTGGTCAGCTTCAAATGGTTTTGACTAATGATGACAGCCCAACTATGAATTTCATGCCCAGAAGCTCACAATCACAATGTTCATACAATTCGCCACTCAATTTATGA
- the LOC126721047 gene encoding myb family transcription factor IPN2-like isoform X4, giving the protein MFSPKKPTMNSTHDRQICVQGDTGLVLTTDPKPRLRWTAELHERFVDAVTQLGGPDKATPKTIMKVMGVKGLTLYHLKSHLQKFRLGKQPHKDLNDQAVRDASASEFQRDGAATSRIIGHHFNENIHHTEALRTQMEVRRRLNEQLEVQKHLQMRIDAQGKYMETILDKACRTLAGENVNSQGYKLVGYQGIDEIGNMRDLGFSLNLPPIEDLHVNEDNSHCGFQIQETGVAVERLHLEDDALKLGGQLQMVLTNDDSPTMNFMPRSSQSQCSYNSPLNL; this is encoded by the exons ATGTTCTCTCCAAAGAAGCCAACAATGAATTCAACACATGATAGGCAAATTTGTGTTCAAGGAGACACTGGGCTTGTTCTTACCACTGATCCAAAGCCTCGTCTCAGATGGACTGCTGAGCTTCATGAGCGATTTGTCGATGCTGTTACTCAGCTTGGAGGACCAGATA AGGCCACACCAAAGACCATCATGAAAGTTATGGGTGTCAAGGGTCTCACACTTTACCACCTGAAGAGCCATCTTCAG AAATTCAGGCTTGGGAAGCAGCCACATAAGGATCTTAATGATCAGGCAGTTAGGGATG CTTCAGCATCAGAATTTCAGAGGGATGGTGCTGCTACATCCAGGATAATTGGTCACCACTTCAATGA AAACATACACCATACTGAAGCGCTTAGAACACAAATGGAAGTACGAAGGAGATTGAATGAGCAGCTAGAg GTACAGAAACATCTCCAGATGAGGATTGATGCACAGGGAAAATATATGGAAACAATACTGGACAAAGCTTGCCGAACACTTGCTGGGGAAAATGTGAACAGCCAAGGTTATAAGCTTGTTGGTTATCAAGGAATTGATGAGATTGGCAATATGAGAGATTTGGGTTTCTCGTTGAACTTGCCACCAATAGAAGATTTGCACGTAAATGAAGACAACTCTCATTGTGGATTTCAGATACAAGAAACTGGAGTTGCAGTAGAACGTCTTCACTTGGAAGATGATGCTTTAAAATTAGGTGGTCAGCTTCAAATGGTTTTGACTAATGATGACAGCCCAACTATGAATTTCATGCCCAGAAGCTCACAATCACAATGTTCATACAATTCGCCACTCAATTTATGA
- the LOC126721047 gene encoding myb family transcription factor IPN2-like isoform X7: MKVMGVKGLTLYHLKSHLQKFRLGKQPHKDLNDQAVRDASASEFQRDGAATSRIIGHHFNEYINIHHTEALRTQMEVRRRLNEQLEAHYIYVLWKKVQKHLQMRIDAQGKYMETILDKACRTLAGENVNSQGYKLVGYQGIDEIGNMRDLGFSLNLPPIEDLHVNEDNSHCGFQIQETGVAVERLHLEDDALKLGGQLQMVLTNDDSPTMNFMPRSSQSQCSYNSPLNL; this comes from the exons ATGAAAGTTATGGGTGTCAAGGGTCTCACACTTTACCACCTGAAGAGCCATCTTCAG AAATTCAGGCTTGGGAAGCAGCCACATAAGGATCTTAATGATCAGGCAGTTAGGGATG CTTCAGCATCAGAATTTCAGAGGGATGGTGCTGCTACATCCAGGATAATTGGTCACCACTTCAATGAGTATAT AAACATACACCATACTGAAGCGCTTAGAACACAAATGGAAGTACGAAGGAGATTGAATGAGCAGCTAGAg gCCCATTACATATATGTGTTGTGGAAAAAGGTACAGAAACATCTCCAGATGAGGATTGATGCACAGGGAAAATATATGGAAACAATACTGGACAAAGCTTGCCGAACACTTGCTGGGGAAAATGTGAACAGCCAAGGTTATAAGCTTGTTGGTTATCAAGGAATTGATGAGATTGGCAATATGAGAGATTTGGGTTTCTCGTTGAACTTGCCACCAATAGAAGATTTGCACGTAAATGAAGACAACTCTCATTGTGGATTTCAGATACAAGAAACTGGAGTTGCAGTAGAACGTCTTCACTTGGAAGATGATGCTTTAAAATTAGGTGGTCAGCTTCAAATGGTTTTGACTAATGATGACAGCCCAACTATGAATTTCATGCCCAGAAGCTCACAATCACAATGTTCATACAATTCGCCACTCAATTTATGA